The following proteins come from a genomic window of Salvia hispanica cultivar TCC Black 2014 chromosome 4, UniMelb_Shisp_WGS_1.0, whole genome shotgun sequence:
- the LOC125222219 gene encoding probable serine/threonine-protein kinase PBL21, whose product MSCFPCISFRREDILDYDEELKLRSMERLEEDGRGRDQRVSKKGNMARSFTLKELTAATQNFKDANMIGEGGFGNVYKGRLECGTVVAVKQLNLEGLQGHQEFVVEVLMLSLLHHPNLVNLIGYCTHAQQRLLVYEFMPRGSLENHLFDLEPDQGPLSWEKRLKIAVGAARGLEYLHCQANPPVIYRDLKSSNMLLDNAFNVKLSDFGLAKLGPVGDNTHVSTRVMGTYGYCAPEYAMSGKLTLKSDIYSFGVVLLELITGRKAMDFSKKPGEQNLVVWSRPYLKDPKRFIEMVDPLLEGRYSAKSMQHAIVVTAMCLQEQANNRPSIVDIVSALEYLQGSEKKKATSRQL is encoded by the exons ATGAGTTGCTTTCCTTGCATAAGCTTCAGACGCGAAGATATACTGGACTATGACGAAGAGTTGAAGCTAAGATCCATGGAAAGATTag AGGAGGATGGGAGAGGGAGAGATCAACGCGTTTCCAAGAAGGGAAACATGGCGCGCAGCTTCACACTCAAGGAACTCACAGCAGCTACCCAGAATTTCAAGGACGCCAACATGATTGGGGAAGGCGGCTTTGGCAATGTGTACAAGGGCCGGCTGGAGTGTGGCACG GTTGTAGCTGTGAAGCAACTGAATCTTGAGGGGCTTCAAGGGCACCAAGAATTTGTGGTGGAGGTGCTGATGCTGAGTTTGCTGCACCATCCCAACCTTGTAAATCTCATTGGTTACTGCACCCACGCTCAACAAAGGCTCTTGGTTTATGAGTTCATGCCCAGAGGCAGCCTCGAGAATCATCTCTTTG ATCTAGAGCCAGATCAGGGGCCACTGAGCtgggagaagagattgaagaTCGCAGTTGGTGCAGCTCGTGGCCTCGAATACCTCCACTGCCAAGCAAATCCACCCGTCATATACCGTGATCTGAAGTCATCAAACATGTTATTGGACAATGCCTTCAACGTCAAGCTGTCTGATTTTGGCCTTGCCAAACTTGGACCAGTGGGAGACAACACCCACGTCTCCACGCGAGTCATGGGAACATACGGCTACTGCGCTCCCGAATATGCCATGAGCGGTAAGCTAACCTTAAAATCCGACATCTACAGCTTTGGAGTTGTTCTGCTCGAGCTTATCACTGGCCGCAAGGCCATGGACTTCAGCAAGAAACCGGGAGAGCAAAATCTTGTCGTATGG TCACGGCCTTATCTCAAGGACCCGAAAAGGTTTATAGAGATGGTGGATCCTCTGTTGGAAGGACGTTACTCGGCTAAGAGCATGCAACACGCAATTGTTGTGACCGCAATGTGTCTTCAAGAACAGGCGAACAACCGGCCCAGCATCGTGGACATAGTGAGCGCACTCGAGTACTTGCAAGGCTCTGAAAAGAAGAAAGCGACATCGAGGCAGCTCTAA
- the LOC125218649 gene encoding uncharacterized protein LOC125218649 has product MMINAERNTNVMAGGGTPTPAPAHDKQFPGSVKKTALRDLQNENVGSIHKQPENIHPGGGKSCGDTVKVCGNKRLTPERPSSSQGLAYSAYNGTNENVMNARRRFELELGVGRPHNNVEKKITSCSEPKNAVGQSRQDVNQKTVKNGNLHQSPVATPNKLTAIMAFSSSGPSVPNSLGKHSNSTPVVKVSHELPRTVDFKTTNDLLRMETERFIHLQKSLKQYDEANQIDYTQTLMHLPPSELSKHAVELEKRAIQLTIEEGNEMQRMKAMNVFIKPSPGNTVTGQLLQANTR; this is encoded by the exons ATGATGATAAACGCTGAACGTAACACAAATGTAATGGCTGGTGGTGGGACTCCCACTCCTGCTCCTGCTCACGATAAGCAGTTCCCTGGTTCTGTGAAAAAGACGGCCCTCAGAGATTTGCAGAATGAAAATGTGGGATCAATTCATAAGCAGCCAGAGAATATTCATCCTGGAGGTGGGAAATCATGTGGTGACACGGTTAAGGTTTGTGGAAATAAAAGACTTACGCCTGAGCGCCCCTCAAGTTCCCAAGGTCTCGCATACTCAGCCTACAATGGTACAAATGAGAATGTCATGAACGCACGCAGGAGATTTGAGCTAGAACTTGGAGTCGGAAGACCTCATAACAATGTcgagaaaaaaattacaagCTGTTCAGAACCAAAGAATGCAGTAGGTCAATCACGGCAAGATGTTAATCAGAAGACAGTGAAGAATGGCAATCTTCATCAAAGTCCAGTAGCTACACCAAACAAGCTGACAGCAATCATGGCCTTTTCAAGTAGTGGCCCATCGGTGCCTAATTCTTTGGGGAAGCATAGCAATAGCACTCCAGTGGTTAAGGTTTCTCATGAGCTTCCTCGTACCGTTGATTTTAAGACCACCAATGATCTGCTAAGAATGGAAACCGAGCGCTTCATCCACCTCCAGAAGTCTCTTAAACAATATGATGAAGCTAACCAAATAGACTACACTCAGA CGCTTATGCATCTACCCCCCTCAGAGCTGAGTAAGCATGCTGTAGAGTTGGAGAAAAGAGCAATCCAGTTGACAATTGAGGAAG GAAACGAGATGCAGAGGATGAAGGCGATGAATGTTTTTATCAAACCTTCACCGGGTAACACTGTAACAGGTCAGCTATTGCAAGCAAACACGCGCTAA